Genomic DNA from Thermus amyloliquefaciens:
AGGCCAAAGGTGGCGGGCCAGAGGCTGTTGGAGCGGCCCCAAGCCACCAGCTTCTCCAAGGTGGTGAAGAGGATGCCCTCCCGCTCCAACTCCTGCACGTCCCGCTCAAACAGGTCCTTCAGTGCCACCGCATCACCCCCTTCCACCACTCGTAAAGGAAGCCCACGAAAAGGAGCAGGGTGAAGCCCGCCACGCCCAAGAAGCCGTAAAGGCCCAGGGTGCCTGCGCTCACCGCATAGGGCCACAGGAAGGCCACCTCCACGTCAAAGAGGATGAAGAGCATGGCCACCACGTAGAAGTGCACGGGAAAGCGCCTGACCTCCCCCGCGGGGTCATTCCCCGACTCGTAGGGCATCAGCTTGGCCTTCCCCGGTTTCTTGGGACCCAGGAGGGCCCCCACCACCAGGGCTGCCGTCCCGATGAAGAGGGCCACTCCCAGATAGATCAGGATGTTCACGTACTCCGCTATTGGCGCCAAGGTCCCCTCCTTTCGTGCATCTTGTCACGAGGAGGAAGCCCAAAACCCCCAAGCCCCCTCCTCATTTCCCGCCCATCTTATCACCCCACCTCCAGGACAAATGGGCCAGGCTACACCACGGGGGCGGCTCATCGGTGTAGGGCTTTTGCTTATCGGTCGGGAGACTCCTACACCGCGGTGTAAAGAACCTCCTTGAGCCGTTGAAACTGCTCCAGGTCTAAGGCTTCCGCCCGGACCTCCGGGGGGAGGCCCAGGCTCCTTAGGGCCTCTTCCACCTTCGCCTTGGGAAACCCTGCGGCGGAAAGGGCGTTTTTCAGGGTCTTGCGCCGCTGGGCGAAGGCGGCCTCCAGAAGCCGGAAAAGCCTGGGGTCGTCGGGTACCTTTCGGGGAAAGAGGCGCACGAGGCTGCTTTGCACCTTGGGAGGAGGGAAGAAGGCCCCGGGGGGGAGGTCAAAGAGCTTTTCCGCCTGGGCGTGGTAGGCCACCCGTAGGGAGAGGAGGCCGTAGGCGGGGGTGTTGGGCCGGGCCACCATGCGTTCCGCCACCTCCTTTTGCACCAGGAAGACCAGGCGGGCGAAGCGGCCGCTTTGCAGAAGGCGGGTGATGAGGGGGGTGGCGATGTTGTAGGGGAGGTTGGCCACCAGGAGGCTTCCTTGCGGTACCTCTTCCCACGGGAACTCGAGGGCATCGGCAAAGACCAAGGTCACCGGCAGGCCCTCTAGGGTTTCCTCCAGCACGGCCTTTAGCCGCAGGTCCTTTTCAATGGCCGTAACCTGTGCCCCCGCCTCCGCCAGGGCCCGGGTCAGGACCCCAAGGCCAGGCCCCACCTCGTAGACGGGCCCGGTGAAGGGTTTGGCCGCCTCCACAATGCGCCTCAGGTGGGCCTCGGAGACGAGGAAGTTTTGCCCAAAGCGCTTGTCGGCGAAGTGCCCATGGCGCTTGAGCAGCTCCCGCACCCCTTTGGGGGAAAGCAAGTCCCTAAGCATGGTTCAGGCGTTTTACCCGGGGGCGCAAGGGCTCTTCTTCTGGGAAGATCTCCAGGTACTCCCCCAGGTCCAGGGCGTCAATGAGGGCAAATCGCTCCTTAAGGAGGATCCCTTCCTTCAGGGGCACATGGCCGTAGACGCCAAAGCGGTAGCCCATGCGCTCCACGTAGTCGGGGGTGCGGAACCACCAGGTCTTGGGCTCGCTTTGGGCGTAGAAGAGCTCATCGTATTCCTGGAGCCAGGGCACGGGGCCCACGTGGGCGAAGTGTACCCCATGGAAGACCACCTCCCGGGGAAAGCCCGCCATCCAGGTCTTCAGGGCCTCGGGAAGGGGGCGCCCCCCGTGCTCGGGGTGGAACTCCAGGTGCTTCAGGTGGCGGTTGCCCAGGATGGGGTAGCCTTTGAGCACCGCCTCCTCGTGGTTGCCCAGCAGGATGGTGACCTGTCCTTTGGCGGCTTCCTGGAAGGCCTTGATCCGGTAGAGTTCCCGGATCTGGGCCCCCGCCGCCAGGCGCAGGTGGTTGGGGTCCTGGGGGTTGAAGGGGCTAAGCCCCGTGAGGCGCTCGTAGGCCCCTGGGGTCTTGGGGTGGACCAGGTCCCCCAGGAGGACCAGGTGGGTCCTTCCCGATACCAGTTCCCCCGTGGGCCTAAGGCCGGGGTCGGCCAACCCCTCCGCCTTCAAGATGCGCCAGAGGGCGGGGAAGTTGCCGTGGAGGTCCCCGATGGCGATGATCCTCATCCCTTGAGCAGGGCCCTGAGCTCCCCGTAAAGCCGCTTGGTCTCCTCGGGGGTCTTGCCGTAACCCCCGTACTTGGTGACGATCTTGGCCGCCTCCTTGCCCAGGCCCTTTTCCCTAAGGCGCTCCAGCAGCTGGTCAATGAGGCGGTGGGCCTCGGGCTTCTCCTCCTCCGGGGGGGTGGCCTCCGGGCCTTCCCCCTCGGGCAGCTTGGGGGGGGTGAAGCGCCCCTTTTCCGGGTCGTAGTCCACCCACTGCTTCTCGAGGCGGTAGAGGTACCGGCCCACCCCAAACTTCACCGCGGCCCTTTTCAAGGCGTCGGAGAAGGCGGCCTTCAGGGAGTCCCCTTCCCCCACGTCCTCCTTGGTCACCTCGAGGACCGTGAGGCGGCACTTCACCTCCACCAGGCGTTCCCGCCGTTCCCCGCGCTCGTCCTTCACCGTGCGCTCGGCGTCCGCCAGCACCTCGTAGGTGTCCTGCCAGCCCTCGGGGCCCACCACCCGGTCCAGGCGGTCCAAGACGGTGCGGGCGTCCACGTAGGGCACCACCAGGGCCCGCTTCCGGTCCCGGCTTAGGGCTTCGATGCGCCACTGCACCTCGCCGGGGGGGAAGGGTTCGGAGAGCTTCCGCCAAACTTCGTCCATGGTTCAAGTGTACTTTAGGCTACCCTCAGGGGCTGGGGGGAAAAGGGGGTTAGGCTAGGGGGCATGCGCGGGATCCTGGGGATGCTCCCCTTGCTGCTTCTGGCCTGGGCCCTCGAGGCCAGCCCCGCCCCTTCCCTGGAGCTTCGCCTCACCGCCAGCCTCTCCTTTAGCCTCTTTCCCCAGGCGGTGGTGGTGGAGCGCTTTCCAGAACCCCAAGGGCTCGTGGTGGTTTACCGCTATGCCCAGGCGGAGGCCATCTTCCGCCACCACGACGAGGACCTTCGCCGCCGAGGCTGGGTGCGGGTGAAGTACGAGGTGAAGAAGGGCGAGTGGAAGGCGGAGTACAAAAAGGGCAAGGCCAAGGCCAAGCTGTCCGTGAAGGACAAGAAGGGCCGGGTGGAGGTGCGGCTTAAGGAAGGGGACTAGACAAGGCCAAGGCCCCCGGCTACCATATAGGGCGCGTGGGGCCGTGGCGCAGCTGGGAGCGCGCCTGAATCGCACTCAGGAGGTCACGGGTTCGAGTCCCGTCGGCTCCACCAAAAAACCTCCCGCCTGGGCGGGAGGTTTTTGCTTTGTGCCCTCTAGTAGCCGGTGGCCGAGCCTGGGTTCAAGAGGGGATGCAGGCTCTGGGGGGACACCACCACCCGGGCGGGCTGGGCCAAGCCTAGGGGCAAGGGGGTTGCGTGGATGGTGGCCACCGCGGAGAGCACCTGGGTATTGGTGGAGTCGTGGTAAAGGGGGTAGTCCTTGGGGCCTGGCACCAGCACCGAGGAACAGGCGATGGTCATGGTTACGGGTTCTGAAGGAGCCAGCTCACCAGGGCGTTCACCACATCGTTATCGGCCAGAAGTTCCGGGGCTTCCAGCACCGCTTTAAAGAAGGCCTCCACCATCTCCAGGGTGGGGTTTTGCAGGAGGTCCTGCACGCTTTTCCCCGCGTAGGGCCCTTGGGTGAGGGGGGTGGTGAAGCGGCTACCCGTGGCCAAGGGGGCGGCCTGCTTTAGGGCCTCCAGGGTCCTCTCCAGGAGGAGCCGCTCCCCGTCAGGACCCAGGGCCTCCTTGGGGTTCAGGAGAAGGCTCCCGTCCAGGTCCCGCACCTCGAGGCCCAGGGCATAAAGCCTCCGGGCCAGGCTCTCGGGCCCCACCTCCAAGGGGATCACCACCTGGGCCTCCCCGTAGCGCACCTCCAGGGCGTACCGCCCCGGCTCGGGCAGGGTCACGGCGGGGGCCACCTCCTCCAGGGCGGCGGTGAGGGGAGGGAAGCCCAAGGGCTTCTTCTCCTGGGCCACCAGGGCGCCTTCCTTGTAAAGGAGGGTTTGCAGCTCGTGCCGGGGAAGGTAGGGGCTTCCCGTGAGCTTCACCTCGGGGAAGACCGCTTCCCCGGCGCGGAAGGGCCTGGCCTCCAGGTCCCCGGGGATCAGGGCAAGCTTCTTCACCTCCAAAGCCAACCCCCCTTCTTCCCGGTCCAGGGCCCTCCTCGCCGCCTGGGCCAGGGGATGCCGGGGGTGGGTCTCCAGAAAGGCTTGGTAAAGCCCCTTGGCCGGAAGCCCTGCCCGTTCCGCCACATAGGCCCGGAAGAAGAGGGCCAGGAGCTCGCTTCGCCCCTCCAGGTCCTTTAGGGCCTCGGGGAAGTCCTCCCCCTCGTCCAGCCTGAGGGCCCGCTGATAGGCGGCCTTGGCCCCCAGGAAGTCCCCGTAGATGGCCTTGAAGAGGCCCAGGTTGTAGTAGGCGGTGGCGTTGGGAAGGAGGTCCACCGCCCGCTCCGAGGCCAGGATGGCCCTGGGGAGGTCCCCCGCAAGGTAGTAGGCCCAGCCCAGGTTGGTCCAGTAAAGCCAGGAATCCGGCCGGAGCCTGAGGGCCTTCAGGAGGGCATCCCTGGCCTCCTCCCCCTTCCCCTCGGCGAAGGCGGCGAAGCTCACCTCCTCCCAGGCCAGGGGGAGCTCGGGGAAGGCCTGGGCCAGGCTGCGGGCCGACTCCTGCCAGCGCGGGTCCTCGAGGGCCCTAAGCACCAGGTGGGCGGCTGTTTTTTCCAGGACGTCCCCCTGGAGTAGGCTTTCCGCCTGCCTAAGCGCCTCTTCCCGCTTTCCCTGGGATAGGAGCGACAGGGCCTGGTAGGCTGGGGGAAGCCTTCCTTGCCAAAGGAGAAGGAGCCTTTCCGGCAAAACCCCCTGCAAGAGCCCAGCGCCCCGCCCCTCCTTGAGGTCCAGGGCGGATTGGTGCAGGGGGTCGGGGTTTTGCCCTTGGGCTAGGGCCCTAAGCGCCTCCTCCGAAAGGGCGGGGCGGGGTAGGGGGCTGAACCTCTGGGCCAGGCCCTCCC
This window encodes:
- a CDS encoding NADH-quinone oxidoreductase subunit A; translation: MAPIAEYVNILIYLGVALFIGTAALVVGALLGPKKPGKAKLMPYESGNDPAGEVRRFPVHFYVVAMLFILFDVEVAFLWPYAVSAGTLGLYGFLGVAGFTLLLFVGFLYEWWKGVMRWH
- the rsmA gene encoding 16S rRNA (adenine(1518)-N(6)/adenine(1519)-N(6))-dimethyltransferase RsmA, which produces MLRDLLSPKGVRELLKRHGHFADKRFGQNFLVSEAHLRRIVEAAKPFTGPVYEVGPGLGVLTRALAEAGAQVTAIEKDLRLKAVLEETLEGLPVTLVFADALEFPWEEVPQGSLLVANLPYNIATPLITRLLQSGRFARLVFLVQKEVAERMVARPNTPAYGLLSLRVAYHAQAEKLFDLPPGAFFPPPKVQSSLVRLFPRKVPDDPRLFRLLEAAFAQRRKTLKNALSAAGFPKAKVEEALRSLGLPPEVRAEALDLEQFQRLKEVLYTAV
- a CDS encoding metallophosphoesterase, with product MRIIAIGDLHGNFPALWRILKAEGLADPGLRPTGELVSGRTHLVLLGDLVHPKTPGAYERLTGLSPFNPQDPNHLRLAAGAQIRELYRIKAFQEAAKGQVTILLGNHEEAVLKGYPILGNRHLKHLEFHPEHGGRPLPEALKTWMAGFPREVVFHGVHFAHVGPVPWLQEYDELFYAQSEPKTWWFRTPDYVERMGYRFGVYGHVPLKEGILLKERFALIDALDLGEYLEIFPEEEPLRPRVKRLNHA
- a CDS encoding Rad52/Rad22 family DNA repair protein encodes the protein MDEVWRKLSEPFPPGEVQWRIEALSRDRKRALVVPYVDARTVLDRLDRVVGPEGWQDTYEVLADAERTVKDERGERRERLVEVKCRLTVLEVTKEDVGEGDSLKAAFSDALKRAAVKFGVGRYLYRLEKQWVDYDPEKGRFTPPKLPEGEGPEATPPEEEKPEAHRLIDQLLERLREKGLGKEAAKIVTKYGGYGKTPEETKRLYGELRALLKG